The Pseudalkalibacillus hwajinpoensis DNA window TGAGAAGCTTGCGAACGAAGGCTTCTATAATGGAGTGAATTTCCACCGCGTGATTCCTGGCTTTGTTGCTCAGGGCGGAGACCCAACTGGATCTGGTATGGGTGGTCCTGGTTACACGATTGACTGTGAAACAGAGGGTAACCCACATAAGCACGTAGCAGGTTCACTTTCAATGGCTCATGCAGGTAAAAACACAGGCGGCAGCCAGTTTTTCCTTGTTCACGAACCACAACCACATCTTGATGGCGTCCATACAGTCTTTGGTCAGGTGACAGAAGGCATGGATACAGTCCTACGCATCAAGCAAGGCGATGTAATGAAAGAAGTAAAGGTTTGGGACGAAGAATAGTTCTTCATACTACTAAAAACTAAAAACTTTCCTTCGGGGGCGGGTGAAAGTCCCAACCGGCGGTGATGACTGGCGATTAAGCTAGCTAAGTCCGTGACCCGTTTGCATATGCAAACGGTGGATCTGGTGAGAAACCAGAACCGACAGTATAGTCTGGATGGGAGAAGGAATATAAAGTAACCAATTTCTTTTTGAATCTACGATTCAAAAGGTTTATTTGGTATATATACTTTTGCCTCCCAAGTATGAGTTTTGGGAGGCTTTTTTCATGCCATCTTTCAACACCGTAAATGGAAAGTGGCACAGGAGTAGATACTATGAATCATCAGGATTATATGAAAACAGCAATCGATATGGCGCGAGGTACCGTTGGACAGACGAGGCCTAATCCTGCTGTAGGTGCTTTGATCGTGAGCGATGGACGCATAATCGGCATGGGTGCACACCTGAAAGCTGGAGAAGGACACGCCGAAGTGCAAGCACTTCAAATGGCTGGGAAAAAAGCGGAGGGTGCCACTGCATACGTTACGTTAGAACCGTGCAGTCATCATGGCCGTACGCCGCCTTGTGCAGATGCCCTTATCAAGGCTGGTATTTCAACTGTCTTTATTGCGAGTCAGGATCCAAATCCGCTCGTAGCAGGTAAAGGAATAGAGAAACTGAAAGAAGCAGGGGTTCATGTTGAAGTAGGTCTTCTTGAAGAAGAAGCCCTGATATTGAATGAAATGTTTTTCCACTACATCACTCATCATCGACCGTTTGTTACTCTAAAGTCTGCTACTACTCTTGATGGTAAAATTTCCTCTCGAACTGGGGATAGCAAATGGGTTACAGGAGAACTAGCTAGAAGGGATGTACACTCATTTCGACATAAACATGATGCCATTCTTGTTGGAGTCGGAACTGTCATTGCAGACGACCCATCATTAACAACAAGGTACGGCGAGGGGCTATCACCGATAAGGATAGTCCTTGATCATCAACTTAGGATTTCCTCGGATGCAATGCTGCTCAAAGACAGGAGAGCTGAAACGTGGATTGTGACGACAAAAGAAGCTGTCAGTAAAAATGATCGCATGTTCCCTGATCATGTCCGTTTGATTGGGATATCTGAAAAACAGATTCAAATCAAAGAAGTGCTAAAAATCCTTGGTGAAAATCAAATTACTTCTCTGTTTGTAGAAGGAGGCGCCGAGGTGAATGCCAGTTTCCTTGAATCGCAATCGTTTGAACAGGTTATTACGTATATTGCCCCTAAATTAATTGGTGGTAGACAGTCTCCATCATCTTTTGGAGGTACCGGCTTCTCCCGAATGAATGATGCAGTGGATCTCGAAATGCTTAGTGTTGATCAAATCGGAGATGACATTAGAGTTATCGCTCGAAGAAGGGAGAAACGGTAATGTTTACAGGAATTGTAGAAGAAATCGGTCGAGTAGAGAGCGTTCAGCAGGCAGGGGAGTCAATCGTCATGCAGATTGCTGCAGAAACGGTCTTAATTGATGCTCACCTTGGTGATAGTATTTCAATTAATGGTGTGTGTTTAACTGTAACGTCATATACAGATTCTGCTTTTACGGTTGACATCATGCCTGAAACATTTCGTTCCACAGGTCTTCGTCACCTTGGACCCAATTCCTCAGTTAACCTCGAACGTGCGATGTCAGCTAACGGTCGCTTTGGCGGCCATTTTGTTTCAGGGCACGTTGATGGTGTGGGGAAAATTACACGCGTTGAAAACGTTGATAATGCAGTTTATTACGATATCGCGATATCGAGAGAACTTCTCATTTATTTCGTTGAGAAAGGCTCTGTATCGGTTGATGGAACGAGCCTAACCGTTTTTGGTATCGGCGAGAACACCTTGACGATATCTCTTATTCCTCATACGGTCGAAAAGACGGTTTTAGGTAATAAGCGGGTTGGTGATTTAGTGAATATTGAATGTGATATGCTCGGAAAATACATTATGAAATACTTAGAACAAAGAAGTGGCTCTAAATCAGAGCACACCGCTTCACTTGGCAGTCAATTCTTTGAAGATCATGGGTTCAAATAAAGGTGAGGGAGGGATAGACATGTTCCATACGATAGAGGAAGCCATTTACGATTTAATGCAGGGAAGGGTCGTCATCGTTTGTGATGATGAAGATCGTGAGAATGAAGGCGATTTTGTAGCGCTAGCAGATAAAGTGACTCCTGAGATCATCAATTTTATGATAACAAAAGGAAGGGGCCTTGTTTGTACACCTATTACAGAGGACCGTGCCCGGGAGCTGAGATTAAATCCTATGGTGGATCACAATACAGATTCACATGGTACGGCATTTACAGTAAGTGTTGACCATACTAGTATTACAACTGGTATTTCAGCTGCTGAGAGAGCACTAACAATTAATGCCTTAATCAATCAGAACGCGAGACCAGCCGACTTTAACCGGCCTGGCCACGTTTTTCCGCTCGTTGCGAAAGATGGAGGAGTATTAAGGAGAGCAGGTCATACAGAAGCTGCCGTCGATTTAGCAAGGCTTTCTGGGTCAGCTCCAGCTGGAGTTATTTGTGAAATAATGAAAGAAGACGGTGAGATGGCACGTGTGCCGGATCTTATTGAGATTGCAAAAGAGTTTGATTTGAAAATGGTCACTATTAAAGATTTAATTCAGTACCGAAACCGCAAAGACGTTCTTGTGAAAAAAGAAGTGGAAATTGAACTTCCAACAGAATA harbors:
- the ribD gene encoding bifunctional diaminohydroxyphosphoribosylaminopyrimidine deaminase/5-amino-6-(5-phosphoribosylamino)uracil reductase RibD yields the protein MNHQDYMKTAIDMARGTVGQTRPNPAVGALIVSDGRIIGMGAHLKAGEGHAEVQALQMAGKKAEGATAYVTLEPCSHHGRTPPCADALIKAGISTVFIASQDPNPLVAGKGIEKLKEAGVHVEVGLLEEEALILNEMFFHYITHHRPFVTLKSATTLDGKISSRTGDSKWVTGELARRDVHSFRHKHDAILVGVGTVIADDPSLTTRYGEGLSPIRIVLDHQLRISSDAMLLKDRRAETWIVTTKEAVSKNDRMFPDHVRLIGISEKQIQIKEVLKILGENQITSLFVEGGAEVNASFLESQSFEQVITYIAPKLIGGRQSPSSFGGTGFSRMNDAVDLEMLSVDQIGDDIRVIARRREKR
- a CDS encoding peptidylprolyl isomerase, which codes for MKKGTIAFENGEVIQIEFYPEEAPNTVANFEKLANEGFYNGVNFHRVIPGFVAQGGDPTGSGMGGPGYTIDCETEGNPHKHVAGSLSMAHAGKNTGGSQFFLVHEPQPHLDGVHTVFGQVTEGMDTVLRIKQGDVMKEVKVWDEE
- a CDS encoding bifunctional 3,4-dihydroxy-2-butanone-4-phosphate synthase/GTP cyclohydrolase II, with the protein product MFHTIEEAIYDLMQGRVVIVCDDEDRENEGDFVALADKVTPEIINFMITKGRGLVCTPITEDRARELRLNPMVDHNTDSHGTAFTVSVDHTSITTGISAAERALTINALINQNARPADFNRPGHVFPLVAKDGGVLRRAGHTEAAVDLARLSGSAPAGVICEIMKEDGEMARVPDLIEIAKEFDLKMVTIKDLIQYRNRKDVLVKKEVEIELPTEYGSFRAVGYSNVLDQKEHVALIKGEILPDQPTLVRVHSECLTGDVFGSFRCDCGPQLHAALSQIEEEGHGVLLYMRQEGRGIGLLNKMKAYKLQEQGYDTVEANEKLGFKPDLRDYGIGAQILRDLGISKMNLLTNNPRKIAGLKGYGLEVETRIALEMPSRKENERYLKTKHSKLGHMLHL
- the ribE gene encoding riboflavin synthase, giving the protein MFTGIVEEIGRVESVQQAGESIVMQIAAETVLIDAHLGDSISINGVCLTVTSYTDSAFTVDIMPETFRSTGLRHLGPNSSVNLERAMSANGRFGGHFVSGHVDGVGKITRVENVDNAVYYDIAISRELLIYFVEKGSVSVDGTSLTVFGIGENTLTISLIPHTVEKTVLGNKRVGDLVNIECDMLGKYIMKYLEQRSGSKSEHTASLGSQFFEDHGFK